ctgtgtctctcctgAAACGCGCTTCTCCCTCTTCTCCGACAGGTGGCTCCCGAAGCGGTGCCGGGGCTGATTCACCCGAGCGAGGCCGCGCTGCTAGGCCGCCTCCTCCGCCTCGGCTCCTTCTACCTCCGCTTCAGCGAGTTCATCGAGCCCGCCAATCAGAGCAGCAATGCCggcgaggccccgccccctcccgcGCAGGCCCCGCCCCCGGCGCTCCCGCCCGCCCCGCCCCCACAGGTGAGCAAAGCTGCATTGGGACAGCATGGCATGCAAGACACCTGCCAATAcatgtagtagtattattattattatgagcattgttacagcatatatatatatatatatatatatagacatatgtTATcgtttttatatataatatttatttattggatatgttattattttgtatataaaaatatacaaaatatataattattgttggctatattattgttttatataataatataaaatataaaataataataatatattattatgagcttgttgatcgaaaggtcgcaggttcgattccagggagcggcgtgagcttccgctgtcagccctagtttctgccaacctagcagtttgaaaacatgcaaatgtgagtagataaataggtaccgctccggcaggaaagtaacggcgctccatgcagtcatgccggccacatgaccttggaggtgtctacagacaacgctggctcttcggcttagaaatggagatgagcaccacaccccagagtcagacatgactggacttaatgtcaggggactacctttacctttatatagtATATCAATGAGGGATTATTCCATAGGACATTTAGTGCAATACACTTGCAaacagatgtattattattattattattattattattattattatatatacacacacatatatatatacatacaaatatatgttattgtttttatatattattcttattggaaatgttattttatatattattatcatttccaGGAGGGAATTATTCAATTGGACATTGAATGCAATTCACTTGCAAATAAATTTATAATTTTTAtcactatttgtgtgtgtgtgtgtgtattatcatttttatatataattattgtagGATATGTTATTTTATATGGTATTACGTCAATGAAGGATTATTTAATAGGAGTATTAGTGCAATGCATTtgcaaatgtattattattatgagatatatatatatatatacacacacacacacacacacacatgttattAGTTTGTATATAATTATTATTGGAAATGTTATTATGTTCTATATTATCATCATTTCCAGGAGGGGATTATTCAATTGGACATTGAATGCAATACACTtgcaaataaatgtattatttttatcactatttgtgtgtgtgtgtgtttgagtgtgTGATCATTTCTATATGCAATTATTATTGGAAGtgtcattattttatatattatcatTTCCAGGAGGGGAATTGGACatttaatgtattattaaataaatgtattatttttatcactattaattgtgtgtgtgtgttaccatttttatatataatttttgttGGATATGTTTATATAGTATTATGTCAATGAGGGATTATTCAATAGGACATTTAGTGTAATACACTtgcaaataaatgtattattattattattattattattatcatcttcatCATTTTTATGGTagtatttatgttatttatttatgtattggtcacatttgtaccccacccttctcaatcaggaggaggactcagggcaccCTTGCAACAGGCAGCAATTCAGTGCCACACActgtgaattgtgctcggtagcagactggcagccagtggagcggacacaacagaggggttgtgtgctccctgtatgccacttcTCATCTCAATTGAATTCCTTCAAACATAGATTGCAGCCAGATCTGTCCATAAATCAGTCATTATTtgacccttctttccttcttactGCAGGAGTTGCCTCCGCCGGGGATCTACCTACGCGCCTTCTGTGCAGGGCTTGACGCCGTGCTGCAGCCCTACCGCCAGGCTTTGCTGGACCTGGAGCTAGAGGTGAGGGGGTCACAGCGGGATCTGGGGACAAGGCTCCACCCAaactttaggaagagcttcctaactgtgagagctgttcagcaggggaactctctgccttggagtgtggtggacacttttaaacagaggctgaatggccatctattgggggtgctttgagtgtgattttcctgcttctcagcagagggttggacttgatggcctacgaggtctcttccaactctaggattctatgattcaaggggGGGCTCCTCtgacccatctctctctctctctgcagttCCTGGCCGACCCCCACCTGACTATCGCCCACCTCAACTACTCCCTGGACCAGGTATGATTGTTGCCCCCCTTTGGCCAGGAAGAGATGCTGCAGGAAAGGCCCAGGTACACCTTTGATGCTTCCTTCCTCATCCTCTCTTGCAGTTCcagctcctcttcccctccttgaTGGTTGTGGTAGAACAGATCAAGACCCAGAAGGTAGGTGCAAGGAGGAGGGGGTTGGTGGTCAGCGGGGGTCaccaagggagggaaggagggaagagtagACCTCTGTTTACAGAAGCCGACTGAAGCTAGAAGAAAATGTTCCCCCTCCCAAGGACTCTGCTCCTTCCTACACCACAACAGTGGTGTCCAGCAAGGCAGGACTGCCATTTCTTCTCATCTCAGTAGGCATTACGTATATAATTGTGATGCATGTCTAGAAGCATCTGCATTATACTATTATTTTGTGAAATATGGGGAAACCATTGAATCCCTCTCAATGCTGAAACACAACATTAAGTTGATTTTGTGGgacagcttctctctctctctctttgcagatCCATGGCTGCCAGATCCTGGAGGTGGTCCACAGGCACAGCCGTGGAGGGCTACCCCCTGTCCGCCAGGCCCTGGAGAGGTACTGATCCTTCCTTTGCTTGCTGTAggtgctctccccccccctccccaatctcaCTTCATCCCCTGTTGTTATTTGACCTCCTTGTTGGGAGAGAgggtttattaacaaaagaccacTCCCCATAACAGTATACTGGAGTAACTTATTGGCAGTAGTGTGAACCAGCACCATTAgccaaaatgataaaaagaacaaaaacacacagaccaacgTTATAAGTTCCTTTGAAGGCTTTTCTttctagcaaaataatatggtttcacttttacaaaaacaaagttttcataacacaaataaagtcctttatacttccttctttgcttccacgctgggcttcattctcatgcagataaacagctttgctctcacagagcctcctctcaaactgaagcttcacacagtagctttacacattgtggtttctctcaccaaagcttctcacaccaggccttctaaCACTAAGGCCTCCTGAGgcctctcacacacacaggccttctcacattggctctctctcacactgaggtgtaCTTAGACTGAAGcctctcaaactgaggccttcCTCCCACTGAGGCCTGCTCATAACGAGGTATTCTAAGCTGcctatatagaactgcagcttttgctgagtcattgcatcgatttaaccctttcagtgcttgactcacatttttgtaattaagaatacctagttaatttatttatatttctgacACTTCTCCCTGTCTCCTTACTGAAGTGGCCCACTGATAAGAGGAGGATTAGGAGGGGGTACCTGCTTCTCAATGCCAAAGGTCACCACCGAAGCCCCTCCTCTTCACCtgtacccctccccccccccccccccccccgctgcagaATCCTGGCCACCTGCCACGCAGCCATGTACAAGCAGCTATCGGCCTGGATGCTGCACGGTCTCCTCCTGGACCAGTACGAGGAGTTCTTCATCCGTCAaggcccctcctcctcttcctctggatCAGGGCCTTCGCAgctggatgaggatgaggatgaccTGGGCATTGGGGGCCTCACCGGGAAGCAGCTGCGGGAGCTGCAGGACATGGTGAGGAATGCCCTCCTGGCCGGGGTATTTTACTTATcattcacaacaacaacagagccaAGAAATATGGCATTAATCAAATACTCGACATTGTCGTAATCCTTGTGTAAAATGTTATCTTGCTCTGTGTTACCTCTCTGTGTCCCTCCATCCTTGTTCCTGGTCCCAACAGAGACTAATTGAAGAGGAGAACATGCTGGCTCCATCGCCCAAGCAGTTCTCCCTCCGGGTCGAGATGCTGCCTTCCTACATCCCTGCACATGTGGCCGAGAAGATCCTCTTTGTGGGAGAGTCCGTCCAGATGTTTGAGAGCCAGAACATTAGCCTGACCAAGAAAGGTAGGAGGAgggatgtcagaaatattaaaaattaactagatatttttaattacaaaaatgtgagtcaagcactgaaagggttaaatggatacaatgactcagcaaaagctgtaattCTGTATAAGtaggtgtgtctgtagcttagtaggcctcaatGTTAAATcgcttcagtgtgagaaggcctccgtgggagaaaggcctcggtgtgagttagacctcagtgttagtaggcctagTGTGAGACGTTTTggtgagagaagctccaggttgaatGCCTCCTGTGTGAAGGCTGTTGTGTTTAAAGGTACTGTGTGAAGCTTCTGTGtaatttctctctcccccctcccctctctcgtTAAACGCTTGGGGCCTTGTTATGGAAAGTCTGCCCTTCATTGTGTGTCTCCTACCCTCCCCTTGCCTCCCAGGCTCCATCCTGAAGAACCAGGAGGATACTTTTGCGGCTGAGCTGCACCGCCTCAAACAGCGGCCCCTCTTCAGCCTGGCAGACTTTGAGTCTGTGGTCGACTGGATACGCAGTGCCGTGGCTGAGGTGAGTGAGACCTTGCTCCAGATGGAGCGCCTTGGCAGGTGGCAGCCAAGTGAAAGTCCCTGGCACTCCCCCAAAGAGAAGAGGATGCTAGTCAGTGGCCTAGGTGGGAGGACGGCCTTTCACGGTGAAACAGGTGGATCTGGAAGGGAGGACGGGGCTGGATGGCAGCCAGAGTGGGCCAGCTCTTCGTCTGAATGCTAATGGGGTGGTGACGGAtactattattaccattattattattattacaaccactaatagtttttcttttctcctcaaGCACTTATGGAAGCTGCTGGTGGAAGAATCAGATTTAATAGGCCAGCTGAAGGTAAATGCATCCCTCCATGTGGCGCTTTTGggtttcctccctcttctccagGAAGATGTCagtagaaggaagggaaggggctgCTGGGAGATTGTTTGAtgatgccttccttccttccttccgcctaGATCATCAAAGATTTCTATCTCTTGGGGAGAGGAGAGTTGTTCCAGGCCTTCATCGATACTGCCCAGCAGATGCTCAAGACACCCCCCACAGCTGTAACGGAGCACGGTGCGTCTGCCCCACAAGAGGGCTCTCTCAGAGGAAGGGTTTCCCCATGTCCACACTTTGCGGCAGAGGAGAGGATGGGCAGAGCAGGGCCTCTTGGGGGGCAACAGAGGAGGGGCTCCCTTATCATTATAAtcataataaggtaaaggtttccccttgacatgaagtctagtcgtgtccgactctgggaggtggtgctcatctctatttctaaaccaaagagccagcgttgtccacagacgtctccaaggtcatgtggccagcataactgtgTGGAGCGCTGTTACCATCTTGCAGtatctgttgatctactcacatttgcatgttttcgtactgctaggttggcagaagctggggctaacagcaggagctcaccctgctccctggatttgaaatgtcaaccttttggtcagcaagttcagtggctcagcagtttaacctgcagcACCAATGGGGGGCATAATTACTCATATATGAAATAATTATTCATAATAtggaataataatgaataataatagtaatgaataATTATCTATTCTTATTATTgctaatgaataataatatataatgaataataatataggaGGAGGAGGGGCTCCCTTATAGTCATAATTATATtcataaataatgtaataataatatgaaataataatgaaaataatgtattattaattaACAATAGTatataatgaaaaataatataGGAGTAGGGGCTCCCTTCTGCTGGGAGTGTGGCCTCTCCCCATAAAAGCTGAGGTGTTCTCTTCCGTTGTTTCCTCCTCAGACGTGAACGTGGCCTTCCAGCAATCAGCCCACAAGGTGCTGCTGGATGACGACAACCTCCTACCCCTCCTGCACCTGACCATCCACTACCACGGGAAGGAGCACCGAGGTGGGTGCAGAGCCTGCAGCGGGAGGGTGGAGGTGTCCCAGCAGAGGTGTGGGGCAGGGCAGGTCAGGTGCAGCCTTGATGGCAAAATGGGTGCCTCCTTGACTTGTGAGAAGCAGACACGGAGCTCTGTGGTTTCCTGGAAAAGAGCCATTTCTAGAGAAAGCGGGGACAGCCCCTATCCTGGGTGAGGGGCTGCCCCACAACCCAGGCCTGACGCCCAGCCTGTCTGTCCTCCCCCCTCTCCAGATGCTTCTCAGGCCCGCGAGGTGCTGCCTTCCCGTGAACTGTCACCCCACGAATCCCCCACATCCGGCTGGGCTGCACTGGGCCTCTCCTACCGGGTTCAGTGGCCACTGCACATCCTCTTCACTCCAGCCGTCCTTGAGAAGTGAGGCTCGCTCTTTCCCTCTTCAGGTGGTGAGGGGAGGGGGCAGAGCTTTGTTCCCTGGCGAGGGGGGCCCAAAAGGCGAGGGGGCAGGGCTTCCTTCCCTGGTGAGGAGGGCCCATCAGCCACACCTCTTCTGCCACAGGTACAATGTGGTCTTCAAGTACCTGCTGAGCGTCCGGAGGGTCCAGGCAGAGTTGCAGCATTGCTGGGCCCTGCAAATGCGGAGCAAGCGCCTGGAGTCCAGCCGGACGGACGCCATCAAGTGGCGGCTGCGGCACCACATGACCTTCCTGGTGGACAACCTGCAGTACTACCTTCAGGTGAGGGCCAAGGGAAGGAAGGCTGATCTGAAGGCAGGGTCAGTGTTTGCCCCAGCGAAAGGCAGTGTTTTGTTCTTCCTGCCTGTAGGTGGATGTCTTGGAATCGCAGTTCTCCCAACTGCTGCAACAGATCAATGCCACCCGTGACTTTGAGAGCATTCGGTGGGCGCATGACCATTTCCTGAGCAATCTGCTGGCCCAGTCCTTCATCCTGCTGAAGCCGGTGAGTGTTTCCCACTCCTTTGCCTCTGGAGGCGGCAgcagcataataaaataataataataataataataataataataataataatctttatttctatactgctccatctccccgaggggacttagagcagttcccaggtaacatcacaaaacatacaaagtaataaaaacataaccgtaagattaacaaaacaaaatataagcataaaaattgtcactaTAACAGCAGCAGCCGGTCTTTCTCCTGCAGGACCCAGGAAGGGTTCCTGCAAGTACAGGGAAAGCAAGGGTTCTCCTGGCAGGGCAGGCACAGGTAGGGCCATGACAGGGAGCAGCCCCCTCCATCTGTCTGTCCAGACAACACAGGGCACTTGATTGTGCACTTGGATAGTGCTTTTGGCCACCTGTGTCAAGTCATGGGCACCACCCCAAAGAAGGGAGTTCCTGCTCTTCCAACGAGATCCCAACAAGGCCTTGTCCTTCTCTCACCCTCC
This genomic window from Anolis sagrei isolate rAnoSag1 chromosome 9, rAnoSag1.mat, whole genome shotgun sequence contains:
- the TUBGCP4 gene encoding gamma-tubulin complex component 4, producing the protein MIHELLLALRGYAGGLFVASGGLQVAPEAVPGLIHPSEAALLGRLLRLGSFYLRFSEFIEPANQSSNAGEAPPPPAQAPPPALPPAPPPQELPPPGIYLRAFCAGLDAVLQPYRQALLDLELEFLADPHLTIAHLNYSLDQFQLLFPSLMVVVEQIKTQKIHGCQILEVVHRHSRGGLPPVRQALERILATCHAAMYKQLSAWMLHGLLLDQYEEFFIRQGPSSSSSGSGPSQLDEDEDDLGIGGLTGKQLRELQDMRLIEEENMLAPSPKQFSLRVEMLPSYIPAHVAEKILFVGESVQMFESQNISLTKKGSILKNQEDTFAAELHRLKQRPLFSLADFESVVDWIRSAVAEHLWKLLVEESDLIGQLKIIKDFYLLGRGELFQAFIDTAQQMLKTPPTAVTEHDVNVAFQQSAHKVLLDDDNLLPLLHLTIHYHGKEHRDASQAREVLPSRELSPHESPTSGWAALGLSYRVQWPLHILFTPAVLEKYNVVFKYLLSVRRVQAELQHCWALQMRSKRLESSRTDAIKWRLRHHMTFLVDNLQYYLQVDVLESQFSQLLQQINATRDFESIRWAHDHFLSNLLAQSFILLKPAFHCLNEILDLCHNFCTLVSQNRGPLDERGAAQLSILAKGFSCQSSLLFKLLSSVHNHQINSDLAQLLLRLDYNKYYTQAGGTLGSVGLLDQ